The following nucleotide sequence is from Synechococcus sp. CBW1004.
GGGTGAGGGTGTTCGGTCCGTGGCTCTGCAGGCGCCGCTCGGCCTCGGCGTCGCTCAGGCCTCGTACGGCATCGCTGCCCCACAGCTCCAGCACCCGGGAGATCGGTTCCGCGTGGGGCTGGGGAAGGGCAGGCAAGGGAGCTGTCGGCATCGCGCTCCTGTCCATGCGCACGGGCCTCGTTCTAGGAGATCAGATCAGGCCGTGAAGCGGACACCTCGGCGGAGCGGCGCGAACCCAGGAGACATGTGGGTGCCCTTCACCCTGAAGCCCCAGCACTTCCCAGGCGAAGGGGTCTTGAAAGCAGAACCATGCAGCGCGGAATTGATGATGAGGAATCAGCTGGAATCCTCACCCGTTCGCTCACGACAGATGCTCCAGAGCAGCGATGGCACAACGAGCACGCTCCGAACCACCCCGAGTCAGGATTCTGTGGCGATGCGCTGCCGCATTCCCCTCTCGTCCTGGCGGCGATTTCGGTGCCTCCAGCTCCTGGCGCCGGCGCCTCAGCTGATCGCGATCACCCTGTCGCGGCCGCCGCTCTTGGCCTGGTACATCGCCTGATCGGCCCGCGCCACCACCGCGTCGATCGCATCGCCGGTCTGGATCAGGGTGACGCCGATCGAGAGGGTGGGTACCACCTCCCCATCCTCCAGCTGCAGGGGCGCGTGGGCGGCGGTGTGGACCTTGGCGGCGATCGCCAGTGCCGCCTGCAGGGAGGGCACGGCCTGCAGCACCACCAGCAGTTCGTCGCCGCCGATGCGACCGACCAGGTCGCCCTGGCGGATGTTCTGCCGCAACCGATCCGCGAGAGCCTGCAGCACCTTGTCCCCACCGCCGTGGCCGTGACGGTCATTGATCGCCTTGAAGTGGTCGATGTCGCAGAACAGCACCGCCAGAGCCCCATCGCTGGCCCGACGGTGATGCTCCAGCTGCTCGAGCTGCTCGAGAATCTCCTGGCGGTTGAACAGGCCCGTGAGCGGATCGGTGCGGGCGCGCCTCTCGAGAGCAAACTCGCTCTCCATCTCGGCCTGGGCATCCCGCCAGCTGCCCACCAGGCTCGTCACCCTGCCGTCGCTGTCCACGACGCCCCGGGCATTGACGCCCACCCAGTGGTAGCCGCCATCCTTATGGCGGACGCGCAGGCGGAACTGGCGCCGCTCGCCCCGCCGGAAGGCGGCCCGCATGTCCATCAGCAACTCCAGGTCGCCTGGATGCACGAAGTCAGCGAACGGCTGTTGCTCCAGTTCGGCCGGGGCCCAGCCGAGCAGGGGGGTCACCGAGGGGGTGATCCACTCGGTCTCGCCCGTCAGATTGGCGCGGAACACCACATCGGAGGCGTTCTCGGCCAGCAGGCGGAAGCGCTCCTCCGAGCTGGCGATCCTGTGGCTGGCCTGCCGCCGCTCGCTCACATCACGGAAGCTGAGCACCAGCCCCTGGCGCATCGCCACCGCCCGCAGATCGAGATACAGCGGCGGCTGCTCTTCGCACAGCCACAGCGGGGATTCATCGGCAAGCCAAGGCGGTCCGCCACGTGCCACCGCCATCAGCCTCTGATGGAGGTGTTCATTGCAGGTCACTGGTATCGCCTCAGGCAACGGCTGGCCCAACAGCTGCGGCTGGCTGCGACGGAAGAAGGCGGCAGCGGCGGGGTTGATCTCGGCGATCCGCAGCTGCGGATCGCCCAGCGCCGACTGGTCGAGGGTCAGGAACAGCAGAGGATCGACCAGAGCATCGATGGTGGCCGACAGCAGCTGGCGCTGCTGCTGCACCTCCTGCTCACGCTCCACCTGTTCGGTGATGTCGTAGTTGACGCCGATCATCCGCAGCGGCGTGCCATCGGGCCGGAGGCTGAGGCGACTTCGGGCCTGGATGGTGTGAATCGAGCCGTCAGGCCAGATCACCCGGAAGCGGGGCTGGTATTCCCGCCAGCCCCGCAGAGCGCCCTGCAGCTCCTGCAGCACGAAGGCCTTGTCGTCCGGATGCACGGCCTTTTCCCAGGCTTCCCGGGTGCCCTCGAAGTCCTCCGCCCGCAGGCCGTAGAGGCGGTACATCACCGGGTCCCAGGTGAGCACATCGGAGGTGATGTCCCAGTCCCAGATGCCCACCACCCCGGCGCTGGATGCTGCCTCCAGGTAAGCCGTCTTGGCCACCAGCTCGCTCACGTCGGCGATCTGTCCGATCAGGTCGCGGATGCTGCCGTCAGGGTCGCGGGTGCAGGCCACCACCAGGTCACCCCACTTGCTGCTGCCATCGCGGAGCAGGAAGCGTTTGCGCAGCCGGTAGCTGTCGAACTCGCCGTGATGCAGCCGGACCGCCAGCTTCTGGTCGGCCTCCAGATCCTCCGGGTGGGTCAGATCCTGCCAGGTGCACCGCAGCAGCTCGGCGTCACTGCGGCCGAAGAACGCGCACAGGGCTGCGTTCACCGTGAGAAACCGCCCCGAGAGCGGATCGCACAGGCACATGCCCACGCCGGCACTCTGTTGCACCGTTTCGAGGCGCTGCTGCAGGCGCCGCTCCTCCTCCTTCAGCTGCTCGAGGTGGCGCCTGTAGATGACGAGGCCGACACTGCCGGCGGCCGCCAGTCCGTAGAGCAGGGCCACCAGCGCCAGACCGACGGGCTGGGCGAAGACAGAGGTGCGGTGGAGCGCATCCGCCGGCACCTGGATCACCACCGCCAGCGGTTGCCGCTGACGGTCTCTGTCGAACACGAACAGCCCCTCACCCGAGCCGCCCTGGGCCGGCGGGAGCAGGGGATCAGCGAAATAGAGAAACAGCCCCTGGTCGGTGTGGACCACCCCGCGGGGCTGGCGCTGGATCTGCTGCCACACCCGTGGGAAGCGGGCGGCGAAGTTCATGCCGGCGCTGCCACCGGGTGGCGCGTTGATCGTGCGGCCGTCGTCGCTGAGGAGGTAGCCGAGCTCCAGGGCTGGACCGCTGTTGGTGATCCGGTTGAAGTCGTGGGCCAGGGGCGTGAAGGCCACCACCGCCAGCAGCAGGCCGCTGCGCTGGCCGGCTGCGTCGACCAGGGGACGGGCGGCGAGCAGCTCCGGGGCATCCCGCGCCGGCCATTGCACGCTGGAGAGCCACAGCTGATCGGGCTTGAGGGTCTGCGCCCTGCTGAGGGCGCTGGCCACAGCCGCCGCCGGCAGCGGGGTGGTGTTGCGGCTGCCTTGCGCCAACAGGCGGCCGTCCGTGCTGACCACCGCCAGGGCCCTGAGGCGTTCGTATCCCCGCAGCTGGGAACGGAACACCGCCTCCAACCGCTGTCGTCTCGCGGGGCTGGGACTGGACACCCCCAGCACATCGCGCATCGCCGGCACGGTGGTGATCACCGCGGTGTTGGCGGCCACCTCCTGGAGTGTGAACTCCACCTGCTTGCTGCCGGCTTCCAGCAGCCCTTCCACCTGCGCCTCCAGGGCCTGGCGGCGACTGTGCTCGTAGAGCGCCACCATCGGCAGCAGCACCAGACTGATGGCGCCGCTGATCGGCAGGAACACCCACAGGCAGCGCCACAGGAGACGCGGAGTCAGCGAAGAAGGCCAGGGTCTGCCCATGGCTGGAGGGTAGGCATGAAGACCTCCGCGAGATCGTCGACGGGGGGCGGGCCGTCACTCCCCTGGCAGCGAGGGGGATCCCTGCGCATGCTGGGAATGCCAACGAGGGCGTTTTCGTGGTGCGGGAGAGCTTGCGTTCAGCCCTGCGCGTCCTGGCCGCCCTGGCGATCGCCCTGCAGCCGGTCGGCGCCTGGGCCCGGGCCTCGCTCGATGGACTGCTCGAGCCCGTGCGCTTGCGCCATGGGCTGCCGGCCCTGGCCGCCGCGGTGGTCGTCAGGGGGGAGGTGGTGGCGGCCGGTGCGGTGGGGCTTCGCCGAGTCGATGCCGCCACACCGGTCACGCTGCAGGACCGCTTTCACCTGGGTTCCTGCACCAAGGCGATGACGGCGCTGCTGGCGGCGATAGCCGTGGAGCGGGGCCTGCTGCGCTGGGACTCGACCCTGGCTGAGCTGTTCCCGGGGCTGCGGGCAACGATGCGCCCGGCGATGGCCGGCGTGACCGTCCGCCAGCTGCTGAGCCACAGCAGTGGAATCGGCGACGATGCTCTGGCGGCGGCGTTGCAGCAGATCGGGGAGAACGGCAAGGCCAACCTTGATGGCCTGCGCCTCGAGATGGTGAAGATCTTCGTGCGCCAGCCGCTACAGAGCCCGCCAGGCACGCGCTTTCTCTATGGCAACGCCAACACCATCCTGGTGGGAGCCGCTCTGGAGCGGCTGCAGGGGCGCACCTGGGAGGAGCTGATCCAGGAGCAGATCTTCCAGCCGCTGGCGCTGGCAGGCGCGGGGCTGGGTCCGCAGTCGACCCCAGGTCTCACCGATGCGCCGCTCGGCCATCGACGCGTGCAGGACACGCTGCTGCCGATGCTGGCCGGTCCCAATGGCGACAACCTCCCGGTGATCGGACCGGCGGGCACGGTTCACATGGGCCTGCTCGGCGCCGCCCGCTGGCTCGGCTGGACGGCGGGTGAGGGACGCCGCGGGCCGGAGCTGGTGTCGCCGGAGAGCCAGCGGTTGCTGCACACGCCGGTGATCGTCACGGATCCGAACCGGCCTGAAGACGGGAGCTATGCCCTCGGTTGGGGTGTGGTGAAGCCGGCCTGGGCCTCAGGTCCGTGGTTGATGCATGCAGGGTCCAACACGATGAATCTGGCCCAGTTCTGGGTGGATCCCCGCCGTGACGTGGCTGTGGTGCTGCTCACGAACACGGCGGGCCCGCAGGCGGAGCAGGCCCTGCGAACCCTGGCGCCCCTGCTGGTGGAGAAGGCCGGGCTTCCACCGGGAGATGCACGTGGCGACCGGCCGCCAGCGCGGCAGGGTGTTCGACCGAAAGAACCCCAGCGCTCCCGTCTGCTTCCGATGCACAATCCGCTCAACGCAGCTGCTGAGCGGTGGTGATGATTGTTCCGTCGGTGGCAGCAGTCCCAACGATTCTGGCTTCTGAATGAACGATCACTCTCAAGGAAGCTCTGGAAAACCCAGCCGCCGCCGGGAGTGCAGACGCACCCGACTGAGATCTCGGCGCTTCACCAAGGCTGATCATGGGTTTTCCAGAGGTTCCTCAACTGAACCCTGGGCTCGATGCCATCACCTTCATGCCTGCTGATCCGCTTCCCTCCTGGAATGAGGGCCCAACCAAGCAGGGCATTCTCGCGTTCGTCGCCAGGGTGACAGACGAGACATCACCCGACTTCCTGCCTGTGGCAGAGCGGATTGCCGTTCATGACAACGATGGCACGCTCTGGCCGGAGAACCCCATGCCATTTCAGGCCGCTTTTGCGATTGACGAACTGAAGCGACGTATCCATGTTGAACCCGAACTCACGGGCGATCTCATGGTGCAGGCCGCCCTGGCGGGTGATCTGCAGGAGCTCCTCAAAGGCGATGACTTCGCCGGCCTGATGCGGATTCTGGCGCTCACCCATGCAGGAATGACCACCGATGACTTTCGCCATGCTGTGGAGTCATGGTTGACGACGGCAACGCATCCAAGGTTTGGCAGGCCTTATGACGCACTCACCTACCAACCCATGCAGGAACTGCTCGATCTTCTCCGCGCGCACGATTTCAAGAACTTCATCGTTTCCGGCGGTGGAGTGGACTTCATGCGCGTCTGGGTGGAGCGTGTGTATGGCATACCAAATGAGCAGGTTGTCGGTTCTGTGGCTCGCACTGTCTTTGAGCTTCGCGATGATGGCCCGGTGTTGACCAAGACCCTCGACCATCTCTTCGTCAATGACAGGGAAGGCAAGCCGGTCGCCATTCATCACCATATCGGCCGTCGACCTGTCGTCTGTTGTGGCAACAGCGACGGCGATCATGCCATGCTTCAGTACACCACGATCAAGAACCCACGCCCCAGCATGGGCATCCTTGTTCACCATACAGATGATGAACGAGAATATGCCTATGACGCCAGGACGACGAGCACCGGCAAGCTTGTTGAAGCTCTGAAGGCAGCCCCGGAAAGGGGTTGGCTCGTTGCGGACATGAAACAGGATTGGAACACCATCTTCCCGAATCAGTAGACGGAATCCCGCATAAGACCCATGGCCCCGGCCCATGGCACAGTTCGCTCGCGCGTCCGAGCGGCAGCATCCGGCCTGTAGGCCGTCCTGCGGCCCTCTGCCCTTGAGTTGAAGATGCACGAGCAAAAGTCCAGGGTCGTGGCAGGTTCGATCGTGCTGGCCTCCGATGATCCGGCCGCACTGGCTCAGTTCTATGGCGCCTTGCTTGGCGTTGAGCCGCAGCCGGGCGTGAGCGGCACGCACTGGCGCTTGCCCTGGCCGGCCGGAGGTTGGCTGGAGCTGTACGCCCCTTCCAGGACCAGGCCGCAGCCACGTCAGCAGGGTCGCCTGGCCCTGTGCCTGCAACGTCAGGCGGATGGCCAGGATGCCGTCGCCGTGCTCAATGCCTGGATCACCACAGCCCTCACTGTCGGGGCCTCGCTGGCGGTTCCGCCGCGGCAGGAACCGTTCGGTGCCGAGGCCTGGCTTCTGGATCCGGAGGGCAACCGCCTGCTGTTGTTGGTGCTGCCCTGAGGGTTGGGCGAGGCTGGGTTGAGTTCCCCCACCCATCATCAGGAGTCCATGGGCAAGCCGGTGACCTGGATCGCGGTGGGCACCTTCGTGCTGCTGGATGAAGGCCGCGGGGAACTGAACTGCGCGGTCACAACCGTGAGCGGGCCGAGCAGCGCTTCTCGCCGGCCTGCACCTTCAAGGTTGCCAATGCCCTGATCGGTCTCTCCCTGGGGGCAGTGACGAGCGTGGACGCTCTGATCCACTACACCGGCGATGCCAACCCGTTCATGCGTGAGTGGCTGGAGCCGATGGGAGAGTGCTCCTGGGCGGCAGACAGCAGCGGGCGACCATCCGGCCATTGCTCCGATACTCCCGACGGACTTCTGTAGCCCTTGGGTTGTCACGCAAGTCGACGTCTGCCAACCGTCAGCCTGCAATGCCGCTGACCAGCAGAAAAGCGTTGATCAGAACGATCAGCCCAGCGCAGAGCCAGCCCAGCTGCAGCAGCCAGCGGGGAGTGGGGAGAGCGGCCATCAATTGCCGATTCGCGCAGAAGATCATCAGCGGGATGACAGCAAAGGGCAGCTGCAGGCTGAGCACCACCTGGCTGAGCACCAGCAGTTCTGTTGTGGCGCCCTCACCCATCCACACAACCACTGCCAAAGCCGGAATCAACGCGAGGCTGCGGGTGAGCAGCCGTCGCTGCCAATCGGGCAGCCGCAGCTGCAGAAAGCCCTCCATCACCACCTGGCCGGCCATGGTGCCGGTGATCGTGGAGCTCTGCCCGGCTGCCAGCAATGCCAGCGCAAACAACAGGCTGGCCAGTGGGGTGCCGAGCAGCGGGCTCAGCAGGCGATAGGCCTCGGCGATCTCCTCGATCGGCTGCTCCACCACGCCGTGGAAACTGCCAGCAGCCACCACCAAAATCGCGGCGTTCACCAGAAACGCCAAGGTCTGGGCCACCACCACATCAGCGGTGGCGTAGCGCAACGCACGCTGCACACCACCCACCAGATCACCCCAACGGCGCGTCTGCATCAAGGGAACCTCGAATAATCGCCGTCCATCTGTAGGCAGAACGGACAAAAAGCCTGCATCATCTGACCCTGCTTTCAGCAGGGAGCAGCAGTTCGGAAAGAGCGCTAGTCTTTGATCTGTTTGCTTGTCTCTTCAGGCAGCCGCCATTGTCGCGCCAGTGCAGTGCAGATACCGGAGAAAGTTGTAGGTCAGATTCCTGAGTCCCCACCATATCTGGTTTCTGGCCAACCCAATCCGCCTGGTCAGCTTCCCGCGCATGCAGGTTGTCATCGCGCCAAATACGTGTTCAACTCGGGCTCTCACCTTTGAGCGTAGCTTATTCGTACCCATTCAGGGGGGCGGGACAGCTCATCGCGAACATCGATACGACTGAACCCTTGACGTCGGCTTGAATCCCGGTTGCATCTCAGGCAGAGACTTCCTGCGATGACCACCCCTCCGGCCGGGATTTCAGAAGCGGACTGGGCTTCCACTCCGGTGGGCGTGAGGGCTGGCTTCCTTGAGGTTCTTGCACAGCTCCAGAGACAACAGCAGGAGAACGACCAGCTCCGAGCGCAGCTCACCGACCTGGCGACGGAACTGGCCAGCCTGCGCGAGCGGATCGGCCGCAACTCCCGCAACTCCTCCAAGCCGCCCTCCAGTGACGGCACGGGTTTTAAGCCGCCCACCCGCTGCAAAGGCACTGGTCGCAAGCGGGGTGGTCAGCAGGGGCACCCGGGAGCAGGGCCGGAGCTGCTGCCGATCGCGCGTGTGGATGAGGTGCTCGAGCACCACCCGGACGCCTGCCGCCGCTGCGGCACCCTGCTACAGGGGGAGGATGCGGAGCCGCTGCGCCATCAGGTGATCGAGATTCCACCGATCAGCCCGGTGGTGATCGAACACCGTCTGCACCGTCTGGTCTGCCCCTGCTGCTCCACCAGCACCTGCGCCGAGCTGCCGGCGGATGTGGAGCCCAGCCGCTACGGCCCACGCCTGAGCGGCCTGGTGGGACTGCTGGGCAGCGCCTTTCCCCTGAGTTTCGGCCGAACCCAGGCGCTGCTGGATCAGCTGCTGGGTGTGGAAATCAGCCGCGGCGCTATCGCCACCATCCGGGCACGTCTGAGCGCAGCCCTGCAGCAGGCGGTGGAGGAAGCCCTGGAGGTGGCCCGGCAGCAGCCGGTGGCCTACGTGGATGAAACCGGCGCCCCCACCGGCAACGCCGACGGTTGTAATCCTGCTGGCAGGCGCGGCTGGCAGTGGGTCATGGTCACACCACTGGTTACGGTGTTCCTGCAGGGCCTGAGCCGCTCAAGTGCAGCGGCAATGGAGCTTCTGGGCCATACCTTTGCAGGGATCGTGGTGAGTGATCGCTTCTCGGCCTACAACCACCTGCCCGTGGAGCAGCGGCAGCTGTGCTGGGCCCACCTGATCCGGGATCTGGCGGCCATCGCTGAACGCCAGGGCGCCAGCAGGGAGATCGGAGCCCAGATGCTGGCTCTGCAGCAGCATCTGTTCGCTCACTGGCACCAGTGGAA
It contains:
- a CDS encoding PAS domain-containing protein, translated to MGRPWPSSLTPRLLWRCLWVFLPISGAISLVLLPMVALYEHSRRQALEAQVEGLLEAGSKQVEFTLQEVAANTAVITTVPAMRDVLGVSSPSPARRQRLEAVFRSQLRGYERLRALAVVSTDGRLLAQGSRNTTPLPAAAVASALSRAQTLKPDQLWLSSVQWPARDAPELLAARPLVDAAGQRSGLLLAVVAFTPLAHDFNRITNSGPALELGYLLSDDGRTINAPPGGSAGMNFAARFPRVWQQIQRQPRGVVHTDQGLFLYFADPLLPPAQGGSGEGLFVFDRDRQRQPLAVVIQVPADALHRTSVFAQPVGLALVALLYGLAAAGSVGLVIYRRHLEQLKEEERRLQQRLETVQQSAGVGMCLCDPLSGRFLTVNAALCAFFGRSDAELLRCTWQDLTHPEDLEADQKLAVRLHHGEFDSYRLRKRFLLRDGSSKWGDLVVACTRDPDGSIRDLIGQIADVSELVAKTAYLEAASSAGVVGIWDWDITSDVLTWDPVMYRLYGLRAEDFEGTREAWEKAVHPDDKAFVLQELQGALRGWREYQPRFRVIWPDGSIHTIQARSRLSLRPDGTPLRMIGVNYDITEQVEREQEVQQQRQLLSATIDALVDPLLFLTLDQSALGDPQLRIAEINPAAAAFFRRSQPQLLGQPLPEAIPVTCNEHLHQRLMAVARGGPPWLADESPLWLCEEQPPLYLDLRAVAMRQGLVLSFRDVSERRQASHRIASSEERFRLLAENASDVVFRANLTGETEWITPSVTPLLGWAPAELEQQPFADFVHPGDLELLMDMRAAFRRGERRQFRLRVRHKDGGYHWVGVNARGVVDSDGRVTSLVGSWRDAQAEMESEFALERRARTDPLTGLFNRQEILEQLEQLEHHRRASDGALAVLFCDIDHFKAINDRHGHGGGDKVLQALADRLRQNIRQGDLVGRIGGDELLVVLQAVPSLQAALAIAAKVHTAAHAPLQLEDGEVVPTLSIGVTLIQTGDAIDAVVARADQAMYQAKSGGRDRVIAIS
- a CDS encoding serine hydrolase, which produces MRSALRVLAALAIALQPVGAWARASLDGLLEPVRLRHGLPALAAAVVVRGEVVAAGAVGLRRVDAATPVTLQDRFHLGSCTKAMTALLAAIAVERGLLRWDSTLAELFPGLRATMRPAMAGVTVRQLLSHSSGIGDDALAAALQQIGENGKANLDGLRLEMVKIFVRQPLQSPPGTRFLYGNANTILVGAALERLQGRTWEELIQEQIFQPLALAGAGLGPQSTPGLTDAPLGHRRVQDTLLPMLAGPNGDNLPVIGPAGTVHMGLLGAARWLGWTAGEGRRGPELVSPESQRLLHTPVIVTDPNRPEDGSYALGWGVVKPAWASGPWLMHAGSNTMNLAQFWVDPRRDVAVVLLTNTAGPQAEQALRTLAPLLVEKAGLPPGDARGDRPPARQGVRPKEPQRSRLLPMHNPLNAAAERW
- a CDS encoding HAD family phosphatase; protein product: MGFPEVPQLNPGLDAITFMPADPLPSWNEGPTKQGILAFVARVTDETSPDFLPVAERIAVHDNDGTLWPENPMPFQAAFAIDELKRRIHVEPELTGDLMVQAALAGDLQELLKGDDFAGLMRILALTHAGMTTDDFRHAVESWLTTATHPRFGRPYDALTYQPMQELLDLLRAHDFKNFIVSGGGVDFMRVWVERVYGIPNEQVVGSVARTVFELRDDGPVLTKTLDHLFVNDREGKPVAIHHHIGRRPVVCCGNSDGDHAMLQYTTIKNPRPSMGILVHHTDDEREYAYDARTTSTGKLVEALKAAPERGWLVADMKQDWNTIFPNQ
- a CDS encoding VOC family protein, whose product is MHEQKSRVVAGSIVLASDDPAALAQFYGALLGVEPQPGVSGTHWRLPWPAGGWLELYAPSRTRPQPRQQGRLALCLQRQADGQDAVAVLNAWITTALTVGASLAVPPRQEPFGAEAWLLDPEGNRLLLLVLP
- a CDS encoding Nramp family divalent metal transporter; the encoded protein is MQTRRWGDLVGGVQRALRYATADVVVAQTLAFLVNAAILVVAAGSFHGVVEQPIEEIAEAYRLLSPLLGTPLASLLFALALLAAGQSSTITGTMAGQVVMEGFLQLRLPDWQRRLLTRSLALIPALAVVVWMGEGATTELLVLSQVVLSLQLPFAVIPLMIFCANRQLMAALPTPRWLLQLGWLCAGLIVLINAFLLVSGIAG
- a CDS encoding transposase, which gives rise to MGTNKLRSKVRARVEHVFGAMTTCMRGKLTRRIGLARNQIWWGLRNLTYNFLRYLHCTGATMAAA
- a CDS encoding IS66 family transposase, which translates into the protein MTTPPAGISEADWASTPVGVRAGFLEVLAQLQRQQQENDQLRAQLTDLATELASLRERIGRNSRNSSKPPSSDGTGFKPPTRCKGTGRKRGGQQGHPGAGPELLPIARVDEVLEHHPDACRRCGTLLQGEDAEPLRHQVIEIPPISPVVIEHRLHRLVCPCCSTSTCAELPADVEPSRYGPRLSGLVGLLGSAFPLSFGRTQALLDQLLGVEISRGAIATIRARLSAALQQAVEEALEVARQQPVAYVDETGAPTGNADGCNPAGRRGWQWVMVTPLVTVFLQGLSRSSAAAMELLGHTFAGIVVSDRFSAYNHLPVEQRQLCWAHLIRDLAAIAERQGASREIGAQMLALQQHLFAHWHQWKSGAIDRPQLLHRCHPLRLAFEATLQRVVDLGCERGEQTPWAQTVRTCRQLLQRKQALWTFLETPGIEPTNNAAERALRQSVIHRKISHGVQSSGGAICRSRLLTVTATLRQQGRDVWQFLEQAWIAHRLGGVMPSLVPDR